One Xiphophorus hellerii strain 12219 chromosome 24, Xiphophorus_hellerii-4.1, whole genome shotgun sequence DNA window includes the following coding sequences:
- the LOC116715939 gene encoding gamma-glutamylaminecyclotransferase C-like isoform X1: MIPLLLQLPTIFLVLSVFMHRVFVYGSLKRGQPNYPYMTDSSNGKAEFLGTAVTVQKYPLVITTNYNIPFLLNLPGQGNRVHGEIYQVDGKMLEFLDSFENIPTMYQRTVVELEIKMADKKEKLSPGSIMEAFVYSTTTYQPDWPSLPTYDNYDSNGDHGLKFMLREDRKWASVE; this comes from the exons ATGATTCCTTTATTACTTCAGTTGCCTACAATTTtcctt GTGCTTTCAGTCTTCATGCATCGCGTCTTTGTTTATGGCTCCCTAAAGAGGGGCCAACCCAATTACCCCTACATGACAGACAGCAGTAATGGAAAGGCCGAGTTCCTCGGTACCGCCGTCACCGTCCAGAAGTATCCACTGGTGATCACTACCAATTACAACATCCCCTTCCTCCTTAACCTCCCAGGCCAAGGCAACAGAGTCCATGGAGAAATCTACCAAGTGGACGGAAAGATGCTTGAATTCTTGGACAGTTTTGAAAATATCCCCACCATGTACCAGCGGACTGTAGTGGAGCTGGAAATCAAGATGGCGGACAAGAAGGAGAAGCTGTCGCCTGGAAGCATCATGGAGGCGTTTGTGTACAGCACCACCACCTACCAGCCGGACTGGCCATCACTGCCCACCTACGACAACTACGACTCCAACGGAGACCACGGGCTAAAATTCATGCTGAGGGAAGACAGAAAGTGGGCTTCAGTCGAGTGA
- the LOC116715943 gene encoding gamma-glutamylaminecyclotransferase C-like: protein MHRVFVYGSLKRGQPNYPYMTDSSNGKAEFLCTAVTVQKHPLVIATKYNIPFLLNLPGQGKRVNGEIYKVDEKMLQYLDWFEKVPTMYQRTVVELEIKMADKEEKLSPGSIMEAFVYSTTTYQPDWPSLPTYDNYDSNGDHGLKFTLREDRK from the coding sequence ATGCATCGTGTTTTTGTTTACGGCTCCCTAAAGAGGGGCCAACCCAATTACCCCTACATGACAGACAGCAGTAATGGAAAGGCCGAGTTCCTCTGTACCGCCGTCACCGTCCAGAAGCATCCACTGGTGATCGCTACCAAGTATAACATCCCTTTCCTCCTTAACCTTCCTGGACAAGGTAAGAGAGTTAATGGGGAAATCTACAAAGTGGACGAAAAGATGCTGCAATACCTGGACTGGTTCGAGAAGGTTCCCACCATGTACCAGCGGACTGTAGTGGAGCTGGAAATCAAGATGGCGGACAAGGAGGAGAAGCTGTCACCTGGAAGCATCATGGAGGCGTTTGTGTACAGCACCACCACCTACCAGCCGGACTGGCCATCACTGCCCACCTACGACAACTACGACTCCAACGGAGACCACGGGCTAAAATTCACGCTGAGGGAAGACCGGAAATAG
- the LOC116715939 gene encoding gamma-glutamylaminecyclotransferase C-like isoform X2, with amino-acid sequence MIPLLLQLPTIFLVLSVFMHRVFVYGSLKRGQPNYPYMTDSSNGKAEFLGTAVTVQKYPLVITTNYNIPFLLNLPGQGNRVHGEIYQVDGKMLEFLDSFENIPTMYQRTVVELEIKMADKKEKLSPGSIMEAFVYSTTTYQPDWPSLPTYDNYDSNGDHGLKFMLREDRKW; translated from the exons ATGATTCCTTTATTACTTCAGTTGCCTACAATTTtcctt GTGCTTTCAGTCTTCATGCATCGCGTCTTTGTTTATGGCTCCCTAAAGAGGGGCCAACCCAATTACCCCTACATGACAGACAGCAGTAATGGAAAGGCCGAGTTCCTCGGTACCGCCGTCACCGTCCAGAAGTATCCACTGGTGATCACTACCAATTACAACATCCCCTTCCTCCTTAACCTCCCAGGCCAAGGCAACAGAGTCCATGGAGAAATCTACCAAGTGGACGGAAAGATGCTTGAATTCTTGGACAGTTTTGAAAATATCCCCACCATGTACCAGCGGACTGTAGTGGAGCTGGAAATCAAGATGGCGGACAAGAAGGAGAAGCTGTCGCCTGGAAGCATCATGGAGGCGTTTGTGTACAGCACCACCACCTACCAGCCGGACTGGCCATCACTGCCCACCTACGACAACTACGACTCCAACGGAGACCACGGGCTAAAATTCATGCTGAGGGAAGACAGAAAGTGG TGA
- the LOC116715939 gene encoding gamma-glutamylaminecyclotransferase B-like isoform X3: MHRVFVYGSLKRGQPNYPYMTDSSNGKAEFLGTAVTVQKYPLVITTNYNIPFLLNLPGQGNRVHGEIYQVDGKMLEFLDSFENIPTMYQRTVVELEIKMADKKEKLSPGSIMEAFVYSTTTYQPDWPSLPTYDNYDSNGDHGLKFMLREDRKWASVE, encoded by the coding sequence ATGCATCGCGTCTTTGTTTATGGCTCCCTAAAGAGGGGCCAACCCAATTACCCCTACATGACAGACAGCAGTAATGGAAAGGCCGAGTTCCTCGGTACCGCCGTCACCGTCCAGAAGTATCCACTGGTGATCACTACCAATTACAACATCCCCTTCCTCCTTAACCTCCCAGGCCAAGGCAACAGAGTCCATGGAGAAATCTACCAAGTGGACGGAAAGATGCTTGAATTCTTGGACAGTTTTGAAAATATCCCCACCATGTACCAGCGGACTGTAGTGGAGCTGGAAATCAAGATGGCGGACAAGAAGGAGAAGCTGTCGCCTGGAAGCATCATGGAGGCGTTTGTGTACAGCACCACCACCTACCAGCCGGACTGGCCATCACTGCCCACCTACGACAACTACGACTCCAACGGAGACCACGGGCTAAAATTCATGCTGAGGGAAGACAGAAAGTGGGCTTCAGTCGAGTGA